One Thauera sp. K11 DNA window includes the following coding sequences:
- a CDS encoding GTPase, which yields MSIHDEAEKIRRKLDEENSTTVSVALFGQPGAGKSSLINKIVGQKVAEVGVETDKTVAAASYEAKGLRFVDLPGYGTKNFPKESYFQKFDIQQFDLFLCVTSGKLHQADTEFFQELARRGKVCIFVVNKHDELWEDGIAIEELEQRKINDITKHVGQPVKVVFTSCRNGTGLDALSIEIQNNLDGAKRERWARGAKAYSARFLQEKKSACEKYVSYAAAAAAANGINPVPGVDVAVDISIIMKLFKEIRDDYGLTDNFLTNLKQSSIPVVGRLANNVVQYAAKEGILILLKRFAGRQAVKTFAKYIPFVGQAIAASLGYAITSNVGNSYLSDCHELAEEILNNKLGE from the coding sequence ATGTCTATTCATGATGAAGCAGAAAAAATTCGTCGCAAGCTGGATGAAGAAAACAGCACTACTGTGTCAGTCGCCTTATTCGGCCAACCCGGCGCAGGGAAATCATCACTGATCAATAAAATTGTTGGGCAAAAAGTCGCGGAAGTTGGCGTTGAAACAGATAAAACCGTCGCGGCGGCATCGTATGAGGCAAAAGGATTGCGGTTTGTCGATTTGCCAGGATACGGGACGAAAAACTTCCCAAAGGAATCCTACTTCCAAAAGTTTGATATTCAGCAATTTGATCTATTTTTATGCGTCACAAGTGGCAAGCTTCATCAAGCCGATACCGAATTTTTTCAAGAATTAGCAAGGCGAGGAAAAGTATGCATTTTCGTCGTAAACAAACACGATGAGCTTTGGGAAGATGGAATAGCGATTGAAGAACTAGAACAACGAAAAATTAATGACATAACAAAGCATGTTGGTCAGCCTGTAAAAGTTGTCTTTACTAGTTGCAGGAACGGCACCGGCTTAGATGCTCTCAGCATTGAAATTCAGAACAACCTCGACGGAGCGAAGCGAGAGCGCTGGGCACGGGGAGCCAAAGCATACAGCGCTCGTTTCCTGCAAGAAAAAAAATCAGCCTGCGAGAAATATGTTTCTTATGCGGCAGCGGCTGCCGCAGCCAACGGGATTAACCCGGTCCCCGGGGTCGATGTTGCAGTCGATATTTCAATAATCATGAAGCTATTCAAAGAAATCCGTGATGATTACGGACTAACCGACAACTTCCTGACTAACCTCAAGCAGTCATCAATTCCTGTTGTGGGGCGTCTTGCAAATAATGTCGTTCAATATGCTGCCAAAGAAGGCATCTTAATATTGCTAAAAAGGTTTGCTGGTCGGCAGGCAGTCAAAACATTTGCAAAATATATCCCATTTGTTGGACAAGCCATTGCAGCCAGTCTCGGCTATGCAATCACATCCAATGTTGGCAATAGCTATCTCAGTGACTGCCATGAACTTGCCGAAGAAATACTAAATAACAAACTCGGTGAATAA
- a CDS encoding IS3 family transposase (programmed frameshift), translated as MRKSRFSEEQMVKILREADRLPVAEVSKKHGVSEQTIYTWRKRFGAMNADEVKRLRQLEAENARLKKMVADRDLEIDVMKEIAAKKLVSTWARRAQVHYAVRRGISQRRACALMSVSRSTLGYASCLDERDRPLIGQLRRLAAQYPRYGYRRIRIFLRRAGYHLSTGRTWRLWRKAGLQVPRKRPRRRVASQRDQVQRASRMNGIWAYDFVFDTCANGQPIKCLTVIDEHTREALAIDVAGSIRSERVIEVLSRLISERGAPKALRSDNGPEFVSARLLQWASDQGLQMALSQPGKPWQNGTDESFNGKLRDECLSMEYFRNRLEARVLIEQWRRHYNEVRPHSALGYLTPAQFVQNQSGNHHQAIPLT; from the exons ATGCGCAAGAGTCGTTTTTCAGAAGAGCAGATGGTGAAGATTCTGCGGGAGGCAGATCGCTTGCCGGTGGCGGAGGTGTCGAAGAAGCACGGCGTGAGCGAGCAGACGATCTACACGTGGCGCAAGCGCTTTGGTGCGATGAACGCGGACGAGGTCAAACGGCTGCGGCAGTTGGAAGCGGAGAACGCGCGACTCAAGAAGATGGTGGCCGATCGGGACCTGGAGATCGACGTCATGAAGGAGATCGCGGCAAAAAAAT TGGTGAGCACCTGGGCACGCCGAGCGCAGGTGCATTATGCGGTCAGGCGAGGTATCTCGCAGCGCCGGGCGTGCGCGCTGATGTCGGTGTCGCGCTCGACGCTGGGCTACGCGTCGTGCCTGGACGAACGCGATCGTCCGCTGATCGGCCAGTTGCGACGCTTGGCGGCCCAGTACCCACGCTACGGCTATCGGCGCATTCGCATCTTTCTGCGCCGGGCCGGATACCACTTGAGCACCGGCCGCACCTGGCGGCTGTGGCGCAAGGCCGGCCTGCAGGTGCCGCGCAAGCGTCCCCGGCGTCGGGTTGCCAGTCAGCGCGATCAGGTACAGCGAGCTTCACGGATGAACGGGATCTGGGCCTACGACTTCGTCTTCGACACCTGCGCCAACGGACAGCCCATCAAGTGCCTGACGGTGATCGATGAGCACACGCGCGAGGCACTGGCGATCGATGTGGCCGGCAGCATCCGCTCCGAGCGCGTCATCGAAGTGTTGAGCCGCTTGATCAGCGAGCGCGGTGCGCCCAAGGCACTGCGTTCGGACAACGGTCCGGAGTTTGTCTCGGCCCGGCTGCTTCAGTGGGCGAGCGATCAGGGATTGCAGATGGCGTTGTCGCAGCCGGGCAAACCCTGGCAGAACGGCACCGACGAGAGTTTCAACGGCAAGCTACGGGATGAATGCCTGTCCATGGAGTATTTTCGTAACCGCCTTGAAGCACGCGTGCTGATCGAGCAGTGGCGCCGCCATTACAATGAAGTTCGACCGCATTCGGCGCTGGGCTACCTGACCCCGGCGCAGTTCGTTCAGAACCAGTCAGGCAACCACCACCAAGCCATCCCTCTCACGTAA
- a CDS encoding Rab family GTPase: protein MWWLAIPVIGLVGKAIYDAVTDEDEAPSPRRKTTLELNLERLEEQLRSHSGYKIAILGQPGAGKSSLLKKMTNGKVKPLPVIGAQTDATDWSSDTACNLLSVYERYVFADVPGYDTSSHPLYVFSSSFPFRYFDAFIFVIHGKLHSSDEDVFRLIARSGKKISIAKSFSDSLESDDIMSVENDIRMRLSLSDSASILFFSNRTGVGIDSVFNSIKN from the coding sequence ATGTGGTGGCTTGCAATACCTGTTATTGGATTGGTCGGTAAAGCCATCTACGATGCGGTGACCGATGAAGATGAAGCGCCATCCCCACGGAGAAAAACAACTCTTGAATTGAATCTTGAGCGTTTAGAGGAACAACTACGATCTCATTCTGGATACAAAATAGCGATTCTCGGCCAGCCCGGGGCGGGTAAATCATCTTTGCTCAAAAAGATGACCAACGGAAAAGTTAAACCCTTGCCCGTTATCGGTGCTCAAACTGACGCAACAGACTGGTCTAGTGACACCGCTTGCAACTTACTCAGCGTTTACGAACGCTATGTGTTTGCAGACGTTCCGGGTTACGACACCTCATCACACCCTCTTTATGTATTTTCTTCATCTTTTCCATTCAGATATTTTGATGCATTTATTTTCGTGATTCATGGAAAGCTACACTCTTCGGATGAGGATGTTTTTCGCTTAATTGCCAGATCGGGAAAGAAGATTTCTATCGCAAAATCATTTTCTGACAGTCTTGAAAGCGACGATATCATGTCTGTTGAAAACGATATACGAATGCGCCTCTCACTTTCAGATTCAGCTTCCATACTGTTCTTTAGCAATAGGACAGGCGTTGGCATTGATTCTGTTTTTAATTCAATTAAAAATTAG
- a CDS encoding cold shock domain-containing protein codes for MRIEGTLSKWNDDRGFGFITPAQGGQEIFVHISTFPKDGVRPTLGEKLTFEIETDKNGKKRAKNLFCPERPTAKRPPTAPSVPSRRPASYHRTERPGFFARVIPLLVVVGLVAYGYSEYTRRAAPLTASSAKPEIQTPPQTYTCDGRTHCSQMTSCAEAKFFLRNCPNVQMDGNNDGVPCEQQWCTSPFAK; via the coding sequence ATGCGCATCGAAGGCACTCTTTCCAAGTGGAATGACGACCGGGGCTTCGGATTCATCACTCCGGCCCAAGGTGGTCAGGAGATTTTTGTCCATATTTCTACGTTTCCCAAGGACGGGGTACGCCCTACGCTCGGAGAAAAGCTCACCTTCGAGATTGAAACCGACAAAAACGGAAAGAAACGGGCGAAGAACCTCTTTTGTCCAGAGCGTCCAACTGCTAAACGTCCTCCCACTGCACCTTCTGTACCTTCCCGTAGACCTGCCTCCTACCACCGCACAGAACGTCCTGGCTTTTTCGCTCGGGTCATTCCGTTGCTCGTTGTGGTGGGGTTGGTTGCCTACGGTTACAGTGAATACACTCGCCGTGCCGCTCCGTTGACTGCAAGCTCAGCCAAGCCAGAAATTCAGACACCGCCGCAGACCTATACCTGCGACGGTCGCACCCACTGTTCACAAATGACGTCCTGCGCTGAAGCCAAATTTTTCCTTCGCAATTGCCCCAACGTTCAAATGGACGGCAACAATGATGGCGTACCCTGCGAGCAACAGTGGTGCACGAGTCCTTTCGCAAAATGA
- a CDS encoding integron integrase has product MNSIDNTAKPGNAHDTPAGRPPRLLDQVRACIRYKHHSIRTEKAYVHWVRAFIRHQGMRHPREMGAAEVQDFLGWLANEGSVAPSTHNQALSALLFLYREVLGIDLPWMKEIGRPKKREHVPVVLSRAEVARLLDAMDGIEGKLARLLYGTGMRLMEALRLRVKDVDFDRNEIVVREGKGGKDRRVMLPASMKDVLLQQLVAARRVWEADRAAGLPGVWMPDALERKYPRAGLSWAWFWVWPSGRLAVDPASGTGRYHLFEQRLQRAVRRATTTIGLHKPVTLHTLRHSFATHLLEGGYDIRTEQELLGHADVSTTMIHTHVPNRGGHGVTSPLDRL; this is encoded by the coding sequence ATGAACAGCATAGACAACACCGCCAAACCCGGCAACGCCCATGACACCCCGGCTGGCAGGCCGCCGCGGCTACTCGATCAGGTGCGGGCGTGCATCCGGTATAAGCACCATAGCATACGAACCGAGAAGGCCTATGTCCATTGGGTCCGGGCTTTCATACGGCACCAGGGCATGCGCCATCCACGGGAGATGGGCGCGGCTGAGGTACAGGACTTCCTGGGCTGGCTGGCCAACGAGGGCTCGGTGGCGCCCTCCACCCACAATCAGGCGCTTTCGGCGCTGCTGTTTCTGTACCGGGAAGTACTCGGCATCGATCTGCCATGGATGAAGGAGATCGGTCGCCCGAAGAAGCGCGAGCATGTGCCCGTCGTGCTTTCTCGTGCCGAGGTCGCGCGGCTGCTGGATGCCATGGATGGCATCGAGGGCAAGCTGGCGCGTTTGCTGTATGGAACAGGGATGCGCTTGATGGAGGCGCTGCGCCTGCGGGTAAAGGATGTGGATTTCGATCGCAACGAGATCGTCGTGCGCGAAGGCAAGGGTGGCAAGGACAGGCGGGTGATGCTGCCAGCGTCCATGAAGGATGTCTTGCTGCAACAGCTTGTCGCAGCCCGCCGTGTGTGGGAGGCGGACCGGGCAGCCGGGTTGCCGGGCGTGTGGATGCCGGATGCGCTGGAGCGCAAGTATCCCCGTGCCGGATTGTCGTGGGCGTGGTTCTGGGTTTGGCCATCCGGACGCCTTGCGGTCGATCCAGCAAGTGGAACCGGGCGGTACCATCTCTTTGAACAGCGGCTGCAGCGGGCGGTACGGCGGGCCACGACGACCATAGGCCTCCACAAGCCGGTTACGTTGCATACCCTGCGCCACTCGTTCGCCACCCATCTGCTGGAGGGCGGCTACGACATCCGCACGGAGCAGGAACTACTGGGCCACGCCGACGTATCGACAACGATGATCCATACCCACGTGCCGAACCGGGGCGGACACGGCGTCACGAGCCCGCTGGACCGGCTCTGA
- a CDS encoding SH3 domain-containing protein — MKKIVVVALSLAVSGSAFAQASKPGTYYVKEAALEERLAPSASGSVTNRIYRRQKVEVFEIKDGWARVSKYYDGAVEGKASQVARWVLASGLSSTQPAELPQPSIQSDPRIAKDAIPKVGQHGLTEQDVQILHKGALRFLNSGKCSRVEYGDKSTSKANTYYVNCGGPNLFFTPGDV; from the coding sequence ATGAAGAAAATTGTTGTTGTAGCTCTCTCTTTGGCTGTTTCCGGTAGCGCGTTCGCCCAGGCATCTAAGCCGGGTACGTACTACGTCAAGGAGGCGGCACTTGAGGAACGATTGGCGCCGAGTGCGAGTGGAAGCGTAACCAATCGAATCTACCGAAGACAAAAGGTTGAGGTTTTTGAAATCAAGGATGGCTGGGCTCGCGTTTCCAAATACTATGACGGAGCGGTTGAAGGGAAGGCCAGTCAAGTGGCCCGATGGGTTCTTGCCAGTGGTCTTTCTTCAACTCAACCCGCTGAGCTTCCCCAGCCGTCAATCCAATCCGATCCGCGCATCGCTAAGGACGCGATCCCCAAGGTTGGCCAACACGGCCTGACTGAGCAAGACGTTCAAATCCTTCACAAGGGTGCGCTGAGGTTCCTAAATTCCGGGAAGTGCTCCCGCGTTGAGTACGGAGACAAAAGCACGAGTAAAGCCAATACCTATTACGTCAACTGCGGTGGTCCCAATTTGTTCTTCACCCCAGGTGACGTGTGA